In the genome of Danio rerio strain Tuebingen ecotype United States chromosome 23, GRCz12tu, whole genome shotgun sequence, one region contains:
- the bhlhe23 gene encoding class E basic helix-loop-helix protein 23: MNVGDENLLKSISNDTLLDLTQRYGQSAFGFGAGHGAGSPGRFSLTPAADFLSGQTGKSNESGGEQTSDEDDGFDNLESRKRGAGFDEEKHPGSLTKKSKEQRSLRLSINARERRRMHDLNDALDGLRSVIPYAHSPSVRKLSKIATLLLAKNYILMQAQALEEMRRLVAYLNQGQTITSPIPTALAPFGQAAVYPFSSTALATCAEKCNSFSGTPSNLFKHCNDKP, from the coding sequence ATGAATGTCGGCGACGAGAACTTGCTGAAATCGATCAGCAACGATACCTTGCTGGACCTGACGCAGCGCTACGGACAGTCCGCCTTCGGTTTCGGCGCTGGCCATGGTGCTGGAAGTCCTGGCCGCTTCTCGCTCACACCTGCCGCGGATTTCCTCTCCGGTCAAACTGGAAAGTCGAACGAAAGTGGCGGTGAGCAGACCAGCGACGAAGACGACGGCTTCGACAACCTCGAGTCCCGTAAGCGAGGCGCGGGCTTCGACGAAGAGAAGCACCCGGGCTCTCTCACCAAGAAGTCCAAGGAGCAGAGATCTCTCCGGCTGAGCATCAACGCGCGCGAGCGGAGACGCATGCACGACCTCAATGACGCGCTGGACGGTCTGAGATCTGTGATTCCTTACGCGCACAGCCCGTCCGTGAGAAAACTCTCTAAAATTGCAACTTTGCTTCTTGCAAAAAACTACATCCTAATGCAGGCGCAGGCGCTGGAGGAGATGCGCCGGTTGGTGGCTTATCTTAACCAAGGACAGACTATAACTTCGCCGATTCCCACCGCGCTCGCGCCTTTCGGACAAGCGGCCGTGTATCCGTTTTCGAGCACAGCACTGGCCACCTGCGCGGAGAAATGCAACTCGTTCTCCGGCACCCCGTCCAACCTGTTCAAACACTGCAACGATAAGCCTTGA